In Cydia pomonella isolate Wapato2018A chromosome 1, ilCydPomo1, whole genome shotgun sequence, one genomic interval encodes:
- the LOC133534518 gene encoding uncharacterized protein LOC133534518: MRGIWSQVITLAVILQVALVTGKALIQQNQQAQQQLEPKDQNLQAAQKRIGYDYPAPPSDLVNPFQDHGHLGHDVIEHVHHDDHDDHEHHDHHEHHEHHDIHDIHDHHEEHHVEEHHEEHHDHHDHHDPGYWKKKLIWKPGWKKIWKPAKKQIWKPSWKKIWKPIWVPTKIPVWKEIKVPDWKKIYKPEWKPIKVPAWKEVKVPDWKKITVPVYKDIVVAGWKEIQLPAWKKIWVPEWVKVGVPGEKYLGKDHDGWEYTSHDLWKKKLVWKPVWKKYWKPGKKQIWIPDKKLVWKDEWKQIWKTEKKQIWIDDKKLVWKEAWQQIWKPSKKLIWVPDKKLEWKEAWKQIWIPDWKQIWVPGVKKIWKPVWISEWFPSPDHHEHHHESHGWDRSDNNTAASQKSVAVQPAPQQPAPKPPQQSTWQFPK, encoded by the coding sequence ATTACCTTAGCGGTAATTCTGCAAGTCGCTCTAGTAACGGGAAAGGCGTTAATACAACAAAATCAACAAGCACAGCAGCAGTTGGAGCCGAAAGATCAAAATTTACAGGCAGCACAGAAACGAATCGGGTACGACTACCCCGCGCCTCCTAGCGATCTTGTGAATCCATTCCAAGACCACGGGCATCTAGGCCACGATGTAATCGAGCACGTCCACCACGACGATCACGACGACCATGAGCACCACGATCACCACGAGCACCACGAGCACCACGATATTCATGACATCCATGACCACCACGAAGAGCACCACGTTGAAGAACACCACGAAGAACATCACGACCATCATGACCATCACGATCCAGgatattggaaaaaaaaactaatctgGAAGCCAGGATGGAAGAAAATATGGAAACCGGCAAAGAAACAAATATGGAAACCTTCATGGAAGAAGATTTGGAAACCCATTTGGGTACCGACTAAAATTCCGGTATGGAAAGAAATCAAAGTACCTGACTGGAAAAAAATCTACAAACCTGAGTGGAAGCCCATAAAGGTGCCCGCGTGGAAGGAAGTGAAAGTTCCGGATTGGAAAAAAATTACCGTTCCTGTATATAAAGACATAGTCGTGGCAGGGTGGAAGGAAATACAATTACCCGCATGGAAGAAGATTTGGGTACCGGAATGGGTAAAAGTTGGTGTTCCTGGAGAGAAATACCTAGGCAAGGATCACGATGGATGGGAATATACGTCGCATGATTTGTGGAAAAAGAAACTAGTTTGGAAACCAGTATGGAAAAAGTACTGGAAGCCGGGTAAGAAGCAGATTTGGATTCCGGACAAGAAATTAGTATGGAAAGATGAGTGGAAGCAAATCTGGAAGAcagaaaagaaacaaatttgGATCGATGATAAGAAATTAGTTTGGAAAGAAGCCTGGCAACAGATATGGAAGCCATCTAAGAAACTCATATGGGTACCTGACAAGAAATTGGAGTGGAAGGAAGCTTGGAAACAGATATGGATTCCGGACTGGAAGCAAATATGGGTTCCGGGAGTCAAGAAGATCTGGAAGCCAGTGTGGATATCCGAGTGGTTCCCATCTCCAGACCACCACGAGCACCACCACGAATCCCACGGGTGGGACAGGAGCGACAACAACACCGCCGCCAGTCAGAAATCGGTGGCCGTTCAGCCGGCGCCGCAGCAGCCCGCGCCCAAACCACCGCAACAGTCTACGTGGCAGTTTCCCAAATAA
- the LOC133534526 gene encoding insulin-like yields the protein MWVVVLLLLGAAASQASAEQTILCGRELVKAHSMYCYGIDPFPAEAVDSNVSSLPLDPKFLPKIPERFTFRARRATGTLLTSNLIEACCSKPCHVTELLNHC from the exons ATGTGGGTAGTGGTGTTACTGCTGCTGGGGGCGGCTGCCTCGCAGGCTTCTGCGGAGCAGACCATCCTTTGCGGCAGAGAGCTGGTCAAGGCACATTCAATGTACTGCTACGGCATAGATCCCTTCCCTGCCGAAGCAGTCGACTCCAATGTTTCATCGTTACCGTTAG ATCCAAAGTTCTTGCCAAAGATACCAGAACGCTTCACATTTCGGGCGCGGCGAGCCACTGGGACGCTGCTCACGTCGAACCTCATCGAGGCCTGCTGCTCGAAGCCCTGTCACGTCACCGAACTGCTCAACCATTGCTAA